TCGTCAGTCCGCGACAGGTCGCCGTACAAGTACAAGAATCTCGCGCACGAGCATTCTCCAGAAACGAAGGTCCCTGCTGATGCCATGCCCCCGTCAGGGCGTCAAGCCGGGGTTCAGCGCAAGAAACTGCCTCCACTGGTCGTCCGGGTCGGTGGCCGTGATCCGTGGCCAGTCGGCCATCTGCCCCCGTTGCCAGGTGGACTGGCGCTTGGCGTAGCGGCGGGTTTCCTGCTGGGCGGCGGTGAGCGCCTGGGCCGGGGTCAGCTCACCGCGCAGCTGGGCCGCCAGTTCGCGCACCCCCACCGCCTTCATGATCGGCAGGGCGGGGTCGAGATCCCGCGCCATCAGTTCGGCCACCTCTTCCAGGGCGCCCGCCGCCAGCATGGCTTCGAACCGGGCGTCGCAGCGGTCGTAGAGCGCCTTGCGGTCCGGCTCCAGCGCGACGGACGAATAGCTGCCGGCGGGCAGGGCGGGGTCCGTACGCCCCTGCCAATCGGTGAGCGAAACCCCGCTGGCGGCGAACACCTCCCAGGCCCGGACCAGCCGCTGCTTGTCGCCGGGACTGATCCGCAAGGCGGCGGCGGGATCGGCGTCCGCCAGCCGGCGACGGAAGCCGACCTCGCCCATCGTGTCATAGTCGGCGGCGGCCTGGTCGCGCACCTCCGGCGGCGTGGCTGGGATCTCCGCCAGGCCGTGGGTCAGGGCGCGAAAATAGAGCCCGGTCCCGCCCACGACGACGACCGATTGCCCGCGCCCGGTGATCTCGGCGATCTCCTGGGCGGCCGCCCGCGACCAGGTCCCCACCGACCAGCCGTCGGCGCCGTCCACGGTTCCCACCAGGTGATGCGGGACCCAGGCCTCGTCCTCGTGGGAGGGCCGCGCCGTCACCACCCGCAGGTCGCGATAGATCTGCAGGGCGTCGGCGCCGACGATCTCGGCCCCGGTCTTCTGAGCCAGACGCAGGGCCAGGGCTGACTTGCCGCTTGCGGTGGGCCCGGCGATCAGCCAGATGCGGGGCTCCATGCAGCTCGCCCTTACCCTCGTCAGTCCCACGCCAGAGGCGGCCCAGGCCGCCATCGGCCCGATCACCACAGCGCTCGCAGGCGCCCGCGCCCGCGTCAAGGAGCCCCGCGTCCTGGGCCCGGGCGCCGTCGATCTCGCCGTCGAGGCCGACGCCATCGCGCCCGTCCGCATCGCGGTCGCCAATGCCCTCGAAGGCCTGCCCGTCGACGCCTGCGTCCAGCACTGGAACGGCCGCCGCAAGCGCCTGCTGATCGCCGACATGGACTCCACCATCATCGGCTGCGAGTGCATCGACGAGCTGGCCGATTTCGCCGGGGTGAAGGACAGGGTCTCGCAGATCACCGAGCGCGCCATGCGCGGCGAACTGGACTTCGAGCAGGCCCTGCGCGAGCGGGTGGCCATGCTGAAGGACCTGTCGGTCGACGTCCTGCAACGCTGCTACGACGAGCGGGTGAGGCTGAACCCCGGCGCGCGGACCCTGGTGCGCACCATGACCGCCAATGGGGCAGGGGCCTTCCTGGTCTCCGGCGGCTTCACCTTCTTCACCAGCCGCGTGGCCCAGGCCGCCGGCTTCCAGGCCAACCGCGCCAACACCCTGATCGAGGCTGGCGGCCTGCTCACTGGCGAGGTGGGCTCTCCGATCCTTGGCCGCGAGGCCAAGCTGGCCGCCCTGCGCGAGGAGACCGCCGCGGCGGGCTTCACCCCGGCTGACGCCCTGGCGGTCGGCGACGGCGCCAACGACCTGGCCATGATCAACGCGGCGGGCCTCGGCGTCGCCTACCGCGCCAAGCCCATCGTCGCCGCCGAGGCCGACGCCAAGGTGGACTATGCCGACCTGACGGCGCTGCTCTACTTCCAGGGCTATACGGCGGCCGACTTCGTTACAGACTGACGCCAGGCTTGATTGGGCGGGCGGGCGGGCCTTGCGCTAAGGCCAGACCATGACATTGCCCCGCATCCCCAAGGCCGTCGTCTTCGACATGGACGGCCTGCTCTGCGACACCGAGGTCGTCTACCGCGACTCCATGTTCGCCACCGCCGCCGAGCACGGCCACGACATGCCGCTCTCGCTGTTCAAGAGCATGATCGGCCTGCCGGGCCCCATGAGCGACCGCCAGGTGCTCAACCACTTCGGCGAGGACTTCCCGATTGCGGCCTTCAACGCCCGGGTCTCGGAGCATGTGGAAATCGCCTGCGAGCGCGGCATCGACCTGAAGACCGGGGTCATCGAATTGCTGGACACCCTCGACGCCCTGGACCTGCCGCGCGCCATCGCCACCTCATCGAGCCACCGGGCCGTGGAGGCCCATCTGGGCAAGACCGGCGTCCTCCCGCGCTTCCACGCGGTCATCGCCCGTGGCGACTACGTCAACGGCAAGCCCAACCCCGACCCCTTCCTCAAGGCCGCTGAACGCCTCGGTATCGCGCCGGAGTTCTGCCTGGCCCTGGAAGACAGTCACAACGGCGTCCGCGCCGCGTCGTCGGCCGGCATGATGACCATCATGGTCCCCGACCTGCTGGACCCCACGCAGGAGATGCACGCCCTCTGCGTCCGCATCGCTGCGGACCTGCACGAGGTGCGGGGTTTGCTGGGTTAAATTCCTTCTCCCGCAAGGGGAGAAGGGACCTGGGCCAATTACCGCGCGTTGGGTCCGCGTTCGAAGTACTTGAAGAAGGCGCTGTCGGGGGACAGCACCATCGTGGTGTCGCCCTGGCCGAGGGCGGCTTCGTACGCCTGCATCGAGCGGTAGAAGGCCGCGAAGCTGGGATCGCGGCCGAAGCTCTGGGCGAAGATCCGGGTGCGCTGGCCGTCGCCCTCGCCTCGGGTGGTCTCGGCCTCTTCGGTGGCGGTGGCCAGCGTGATGGCCACTTCCTTGTCGGCGCCGGCGATGATCTCGCGCTTCTTCTGTTCGCCCTCGGCCCGCCGCTGGGCGGCTTCCTGCTGGCGGCTGGTCTGCATGCGGCGATAGACGGCCGCCTGGTTGGCGGCGGGCAGGTCGGCGCGCTTGATCCGTACGTCGATGATCTGGATGCCCAGGCGCGAGGAGTTGGCGCGCTTGGCCACGTCCACCTTGGTCTGGGCCATCAGGGCGCCGCGGCGTCCGGAAATGATGTCACTGGAGGTCGCCGAGCCGAGGATCTGGCGCAGGGACGAGTTCAGCAGCCGCTCGATGCGGTCGTTGGCGGTCCGCTCGTCGCGCAGGGTCCGGTAGTACTGCAGCGGATTGGAGATGCGGTAGCGGACGAAGGCGTCCACCACCAGGCGCTCCTGGTCGGCGGCGATGACCTCTTCCTGGTCGGCCTCGAGCTTCAGGTTGCGCTTGTCCAGCTTGATGACGTTCTCGAGGAAGGGCGCCTTGATCTTCAGGCCCGGCGCGTTCTCACCCGGCGCATTGATCACGCGGACCGGTTCGCCGAAGCGGACCACGATGGCCTGCTGGCGTTGCTCGACGACGAAGACGGTGTTGAACAGGACGATCACGACGCCAAGCGCGATGAGGCCCCAGGTGGTCAGGCGGCGGTTCATTGCGGGGCTCCCGGACTGGGCGTGACGACACGGCCGCCCTCCGCCTGGGGTTCGACACGGGCGGTGGCGGTCTTGGGCCGGAACACATCGGGCGGCAGGATGATCGGGGCGCTGGCGCCCTTGCCGTCGATGACCACCTTGTTGGAGCGCGACAGCACCCGCTGCATGGTCTCTATATAGAGGCGGTCCCGGGTCACGCCCGGCGCGCGCTTGTACTCGGTCAGGATCTGGCTGAAGCGCGAGGCTTCACCGATGGCTTCCCGCACCGCCTGCTCGCGATAGCCCTGGGCCGACTGGGTCAGCTTGGCGGCGTCGCCCTTGGCTTCATTGATCACCCGGTTGCGATAGGAATTGGCTTCGTTGACGGCGCTTTCGGCGTCCTGGCCGGCGTTGGCCACTTCGCGGAAGGCGGCGACCACTTCCTGCGGCGGGTTGGCGCTGCGGATCTGGACCTCGACGACGCTGACGCCCGCGCCCCAGCCGTCCAGGGTCTTCTGCATCAGTTCGGCCGACTGGGTCTGCACCTTGCCGCGGCCAGTGGTCAGGATGTCCTGCAGGGTGGTCTTGCCCACCACCTCGCGCATGGCGCTTTCGGACACGGCTTTGACGGCGTCTTCCTGGTCGCGGACAGTAAACACGTACTTGGCGGCGTCGGCGACGCGCCAGGTCACGCTGAAGTCCAGGTTCACGATATTCTCGTCACCGGTCAGCATCAGGCTTTCTTCCGGCACGTCGGCGCCGGCGGCGCCCCCGACGTCGATCCGGTTCAGGCTGGTGACCGCCACCTTCTCCACATGCTCGATGGGGGTGGGCAGGTGGTAGCGCAGGCCCGGGCTCTCCGAGCGCGAATAGGCGCCGAAGGTGGTGACCACCGCCTCCTCGTTGGGCTGGACGATGTAGAGGCCCGACAGGGCCCAGATCGCGAAGCCCGCGCCGGCCACCGCGGCCACGGCGCCGGGACGGATGCCGTCGCCGGGACCACCGGCGCCGCCCAGCAGGCCGCGCAGCTGCGCGATCAGCCGGTCGAGGGTCGCCGAGATATCGGGTCCGCCAGGACCGCCAGGGCCGCCGGGACGGCGTGGGCCACCGCCGCCGCGTTGCGGGCCGGAGCTCTTGGGGGGCTGCTTGTCGCCGCCCTCACCAGAAGGCGGAGTACCCCAGGGGCCGGGGTTCGCATTGTCGTTCCAGGGCATGGTCGCGTCGTCTGCTTCTTTGTCTCGGCGCGGCGGCGGAAGTTGCTGCCTGTCGTCGGGCTTGTAAACCGGCGCTGTCAGCCGGATATGAGGCGCGCAAGCCCGCAACGCAAGACACACGGGTGTCATGAACGCCGAAACCGCCCCCGAACGCGCCGTTGTCCTGGCCGCCCTGGATCGGGTGCTGGATCCCAAGACCGGCAAGGGCCTCGTCGCCGCCCGCCTGGTCCACGGCCTGAACCTGGCGCCGGGCCGCGCCGGCTTCGTGCTGGAGGTGGCGGCAAAGGATATCCCGCTCTACGAGCCGACCCGCGCCGAGGCCGAGCGCGCCTTGATGCAGGTCGACGGCGTGGCCCAGGCCAGCGTCATGCTGACGGTCGAGGCCGACCAGCCGCCGCCGCCCGCGCCGGGCGTCACCCGCGTGGTCAAGGGCGCCCGGGTGACCCAGGATCCTACCGCCGCCCCCAAGCCGCCCGTCGACGCCGTCCGTCCCGACCACGTCCGCCGCGTCATCGCCGTGGCCAGCGGCAAGGGCGGGGTGGGCAAGTCCACCATCTCGGTCAACCTCGCCGCCGCCTTCGCCGCCATGGGCCTGAGGGTCGGGCTGCTGGACGCCGACATCTACGGGCCGTCCGCCCCGCGCATGCTGGGGATCGACGGCGATCCGGGCTTCGGCCCCGACAAGAAGCTGATCCCGCTGCAAGCCTGGGGGATGAAGGTGATGTCCATCGGCTTCCTGGTAGACGAGGCCGCGCCGATGATCTGGCGCGGGCCCATGGCCTCCTCGGCCGTGCGCCAGATGGCCAACGACGTGGCCTGGGGCAGCGAGGCCGAGCCCCTCGATATCCTCGTCGTCGACATGCCGCCCGGCACCGGCGACATCCAGCTGACCCTGGTTCAGAAGATCAAGCTCGACGGGGTGGTCATCGTCTCCACCCCGCAGGAGATCGCCCTGATCGATGCGCGCCGCGCCGTGGCCATGTTCCAGAAGACCAACACCCCGATCCTGGGGTTCGTGGAGAACATGTCCTACTTCCCCGACCCCGCCACCGGCGCCCGCATCCCGATCTTCGGCGAGGGTGGCGGCAAGGCGGAGGCGGCGAAGATGGGCCTGCCCCTGCTGGGCGAGATCCCCCTGGACCAGGCCCTGCGCCAGGCCTGCGACGACGGCCGACCGGTGACCGCGGCGGCCCCTTCGAGCCCCGCGGCCAACGTCTTCAACCAGATCGCCAAGGCGCTGCTCTAAGTCGGCCGCGTCGGCGTGATGGGCGAGGGGCCCGAACCCACCGTGGTCAGGGGCTCGTCCTCGATGGCCTCGGTCAGGGTGGCGGCCTGGGCGTCCAGCTGGCTGCGGATGTCGGCGTGCCGGTCGCGGTCCAGCTTGTAGCCGAAGAAGCAGGCGCCGCCGACCAGCACCAGGGCGATGGGGGCGAACAGGTAGCACATCTCCAGGCCGCGGATCGCCGTCTCGGTGTTGATGGCGCCGTCCTTGGCGTTGTAGCCGACGAAGGCCAGCACCGGGAATACGATGGCCACGGTGATCGACGACCCGAACTTCTGGGTCATGGTCACCAGGGCGTAGAGCAGGCCGGTCTGTTCCTTGCCGGTCTTCAGCCGCAGCTCGTCGCCGACGTCGGCCACCATGGCGCGGATCAGCAGGACGAAGGCGCTGGCGCAGAAGCCGACGGCGAACATGCCCACGGCGGTGGGCACGAACAGGCCCTTGGGGATCGCCATCAGCACCGTCTGGGCCACGGCGTAGCAGACCGTCGCCACCTGCAGGGTGCGGTGTTTGCCGAGCTTCTGAGCGATGCGCGCCCAGAACGGCGCCCCGAACAGACCCGCCCCGATATAGGGGATCAGCAACAGGCTGACCTGGGTGATCGGGAAGCCCTTCGCGTCGTGGAAGAAGAAGATGTAGATCGGGCCCGTCGTGCCGGGGCCCAGCACCAGGAACAGGTCGGCGATCACCAGCCGCACCATCGAGGGCTGGGTGAAGACCTGCATGTAGTCCTTCAGGGTGGCGTGCTCGGGCTTTTCGGTGGTGATCTTCTCCGGCGCGAAGAAGATGCTGGCCGCCGCCGTGAAGGGGATCAGGCAGATGATGATGTAACCGATGGCCTGCATGCTCTCGCCCTTGCCGGGCTGGATCGCGCCATGGGTCAGCAGCGGCATCAGCAGCAGGGTGACGGAGCCGGCCACAGCCACGGCCTGCATCCAGCCGTAGATGCGCGAGCGCTCGTTGTAGCCGGTGGCCAGGGCCGCGGCCCAGGCGGCGTGGGACAGGCCGGTGATCGAGGTGCCGGTGTAGGTCACCAGCAGCCAGAGGACGAGATAGCCCGTCCCGGCGTCGGCCGGCGGATTGAGGATCTTGTAGATCGACAGGATCAGGAGCGGGATGCCCAGCGCGTACCAGACGCGGTAGCGGCCGAACCGGGTGCGGGTGCGGTCCATCGCGCCGCCGATCACCAGGTCGAAGCCCAGGTCGATGAGCCGGACCATCGCCACCGCCCCGCCGACGGCCAGCAGCGAAATGCCGATGTGGCCCGCATAGAAGCGCGGCAGATAGGTGCCGAGGATCAGGGCGAGCATGGCGCCGGGAACCCCGGCGCTGGCGAATGCGAAAATCACTGGGGTCGATAGCCGACCGGCCGCCGAAGGGGCGGTGTTGGAAGCCACGGGCGTCTCCTCAAAAATAACTGGTGCGCCTCTGGGGGCGCTTATGCCGGTCAGGAGAGCGTGGGCGGAGAGCGCGCGCAAGCACTTTCCGTAGGGGCGCCGGGCGTCCCGGCCCGCTGAGGCCAGGACGCGGGAGGTCAGGCCTTGGCGTCAGGCAGCGAGACGCCGGAGTTGGTGGCCAGGACGCCGGCCTCGGCGGCCAGGGCGTCGCGAAGGTCGAGCTGACGGCGGACCTCGCCGTGGCGGGCGGCGTCCAGCTTCCAGCCGATGAAGCAGGCCCCGCCGACGAACACCAGGATGATCGGCGCGAACACGTAGCAGAGCTCCAGGCCGCGGATGGCCTCGGGCGTGTTCACGGCGCCTTCGCTGGCGTTGTAGCCGACCATGCCCAGCACGGTGAAGCTGATGCCGACGGTGATGGCCCCGCCGATCTTCTGGGTGGTGGTGACCAGGGCGTAGAGCAGTCCGGCCCGCTCTTCGCCCGTTTCAAGACGCACCTCGTCGGCGACGTCGGCCACCATGGCGCGGACGATCAGCACGAAGGCCGAGGAGACGAAGCCCACGGCGAACATGCCGGGGATGGCCAGCGCCATGGTGGCCTTGGGAATGATCATCAGGGCCGACTGGGTGAAGGCGTAGCAGACCGAGGTCAGCATCAGGGTGCGGTGCTTGCCCATCTTCTGGGCCAGCCAGCTCCAGAAGATCGCGCCGGCCAGACCCGCGGCGATATAGAACATCAGCAGGATCGAGGTCTGCGGGCCCGTATAGCCGCGGGCGTCATGGAAGAAGAACAGATAGAGGGCCGCCGTGGTGCCGGGGCCGAGCGCCATGACGAAATCGGCGAGGATCAGCCGCATCATCTCGGGACGGGTGATCAGCTTCCAGTAGTCGGAGAAGCTGGCGTGCTCGCCGGTGGTCTTGGGCGCCACCCGCTCGGGGCTGATCCAGATACAGAGCGTGACGGTGATGGGCAGCAGGACGATGCAGAACCAGCCCATGGCGTGGACGCTGTCGGCGAAGCTGCCTTTCACGGCCAGTTGCACCACCAGGATCAGCACGGCGCCGATGACGCCGACGGCGCTGATGACGCCGTAGACTCGGGAACGGTCATTGTAGTCGGTGGCGAGTGCGGCGCCCCAGGCCGCCTGGGCCAGGGTGACGATGGAGATCCCCAGATAAAGCACCAGCAGCCAACCGATGACAAAGCCCTCGCTGACGCCGGTATCGGCCATGAACAGCATGTAGACCGAGGCCATCACCAGGGGCGCGCCCACCACCAGCCAGGGGCGATAGCGGCCCCAGCGCGACGTGGTCCGGTCCATCGCCATGCCCAGCAGGGGGTCCACGGCCAGGTCGAGCAGGCGCACGATGGTGATCGCCGCCCCCACCGCCACCATGGACAGACCCAGGTGCCCGGCGAAGAACCGGGGCAGGTAGACGCCCATCACCAGGCCGATGGCCGCGATGGGCAGGGCCGTCGAGGCGAAGGAAAGCGCGACCGGCAGGGATAGCCGCTGGCTTGGGGGCGAAACCGCCATGATGGACCTCCTAATGGGGCGGCGCTTATTGCGCCTGTTCTAAAAATTCAGAGTGCGCCGAAGGGGCGCGGAAAAGATTTCAGGTTCGCGGCTCGACCACCACGTTGCCGGGCTCGGCCGTCACGCTGGCGATGATCGGCGCCTCGTCGTAGAGGGCGTCCCGCTCGTCCAGCTGGCGTCGCACCTCGGCGTGATTCTTCGCATCGAGCTTGTAGCCGATGAAGCAGGCGCCCCCCAACATGACGAAGACGATCGGGCCGATCAGATAGGCCAGCTCAAGATTGTGGATCGCCTGGGCGGAATTGACCGCGCCTTCCTTGGCGTTGTAGCCGACGCGCGCCAGGACGGTGAAGGTCAGGAAGATGGAGAAGGCGCCTGCCACCTTCGAGGTGAGCACGGTCAGGGCGTAGATCAGGCCGATCCGCTCCTTGCCCCCCTCCAGCCGCACCTCGTCGCCGATGTCGGCGGTAATGGCCCGCGTCATCACGCCGAAGCCGGCGGCCAGGAAGCCGGCGGCGAACATGGCCGGCAGGGCCAGCCCCATGGCGCCCTTGGGCAGGAAACCCACCATCATCAGCATGAGCGAATAGCCGGTGGTGGCGACCATCACCGCCCGGTGTTTGCTGATCCGGGCCGCCAGCCAGCCGATGGCCGGCGCTCCGGCGAAGCCCGCCAGGATGTAGACCGCCAGCAGGATGTTGGCCTCGGTGGTGCTGAACCCACGGGCGTCCTTGAAATAGAAGAGATAGAGCGCGGCCATCCACCCGGGGCCGAGCGACAGGCAAAGGTCGGCGGCCAGGATGCGGATCATGTTCGGTCGGGAGATCAGCGCCCAGTACTCCCGAAGCGTGAAGTGGCCTGTGTGGACGTCCTTGGTGATCCGCTCCGGCGTCCGGGCCACCACCAGCAGGACGGCGATGGGGGTCAGGGCGATCACGAACCAGCCCATGGCCTGCACGCTCTGGGCCTCGGTCATCCCCCGCTGTTCCAGCAGGATGGGGATGGCCAGCACCAGCACAGAACCCAGCACGCCCACCGCTGTCATCACCCCGAAGATGCGCGAGCGCTCGTGATAGTTCGTGGCCAGGGTCGCCGCCCAGGCGGAGTGCGAGAGGCCCAGGATCGAGGTGCCCAGGTACATGACCAGCAACCAGCCCCCGAGATAGAGCCGGCCCGACCCCTCCGGCGCCTGGAACAGCATCAGCAGCGCCAGCATCAGGATCGGCGTCCCGATCACCGTCCAAAGCCGGTAGCGGCCCCAGCGGGTCCGGGTCCGATCCATGATCATGCCGAGCGCCGGGTCCAGGGGGATGTCGATCATCCGCACGGTGGCGAACACCGCGCCGACTATGGCCAGCTCGACCCCGATGTGGCTGGCGAAGTAGCGCGGCAGATAGACCGATAAGGCGATGCCCAGCGCCGAGAGCGGCAGGCTGGTGCATGCGAAGGCCAGTATGGTCGCAAGGGACAGGCGCCCTGAAGGGTTGGCTGTCGGGGCGCTGGTCAAGATTGGCTTCCTCCACGTCCGCCCAGCTCTTCTGTCGGAAGCATGAAGCAGGCGGTCAGGTTACGCGCGATCACCTATGTGCAGGCAAGCTGTTTCGCGATGCTGGGGCCAGATTATCGTCCGACCGGCTCAATCCTTGCTCAGGCTGACATTGGCGGCCTCGCCGGTGACGCTCTCCAGGATCGGGGCGGAGTCATAGAGGGCGTCGCGCGCGTCCAGGTCCCGTCGGATTTCGGCGTGGCGTTCCGCGCCCAGCTTGTAGCCGATCATGCAGGCGCCCCCCAACATCACGAAGGTCACGGGCCCGATCAGATAGGCAAGCTCCAGGTGTTGGATCGCCTCGGGGGTGTTGGCCGCCCCCTCCTTCGCCAGATAGCCCACCTTATCGAGGACAAAGAAGGTCAGGCCGATGGAGACCGCCCCGGCGATCTTGGCGGTCATCACGGTCATGGCGAACAACAGGCCCGATCGCTCCTTGCCCTGCTCAAGACGAACCTCGTCGGCGACATCGGCGGTCATGGCCCGGGTCAGGACATTGAACCCGGCGGCCATGAAGCCGGCCATGAACATGGGGATGGCGCCAATCAGCATGTTCCCCTGCGGGATCGCCATCAGCGAGATCAGCACCAGCGAATAGACCGTCGTGGCCACCATTACCGCGCGGTGTTTGCTGATCTTGGTGGCCAGCCGCCCCATCAGGGGCGCGCCGGCGAAGCCCGCCAGGATGTAGACCGCCAGCAGAATGCTCGCCTGGCCGGTGGTGAAGCCCCGGCTGTCGGTGAAGAAGAACAGATAGAGCGCGCTCATCCAGCCGGGCCCGAGGGCCAGGCAGAGGTCGGCCAGCAGGATCCGGGCGAAGGAGGGTCGGGTGATCAGGGCGCCGTAGTCCCGCAGGCGGAACGAGTGTCCCTCGATCTCCGGGGCGATCTTTTCCGGCGTCCTCCAGACGACCGCCGCCACCGCCAGCGGAATCAGAGCGAATATGAACCAGCCCATGGTTTCGACATTGCCGGCATCGGAGGCCTGGCGCGCGTCATTGATGATGGGGATCGCCAGGATGGCCGCGGCTCCCAGGACGCCCAGCCCGGTGATGATCCCGAACAGGCGCGATCGGTCATCATAGTGAGGCGCCAGGGTCGAGGCCCAGGCCGCGTGGGACAGGGCCAGGATCGAGTTGCCCAGATACATGATCAACAGCCAGGCGATCAGATAGTTTCGCGTCGCGCTCTCGGGCGGCAGGAACAGGAAATAGATACCCGCCATCAAGATCGGCGCGCCCAGCAGGGTCCAGACCCGGTAGCGCCCCCATCGGGTGCGGGTCTTGTCCATGGCCCAGCCCAATAGACCGTCCACCGGAATGTCGATCATGCGGACAATGAAGAAGGCCGCGCCCACCAGGGCCA
The sequence above is drawn from the Phenylobacterium glaciei genome and encodes:
- a CDS encoding MFS transporter; protein product: MASNTAPSAAGRLSTPVIFAFASAGVPGAMLALILGTYLPRFYAGHIGISLLAVGGAVAMVRLIDLGFDLVIGGAMDRTRTRFGRYRVWYALGIPLLILSIYKILNPPADAGTGYLVLWLLVTYTGTSITGLSHAAWAAALATGYNERSRIYGWMQAVAVAGSVTLLLMPLLTHGAIQPGKGESMQAIGYIIICLIPFTAAASIFFAPEKITTEKPEHATLKDYMQVFTQPSMVRLVIADLFLVLGPGTTGPIYIFFFHDAKGFPITQVSLLLIPYIGAGLFGAPFWARIAQKLGKHRTLQVATVCYAVAQTVLMAIPKGLFVPTAVGMFAVGFCASAFVLLIRAMVADVGDELRLKTGKEQTGLLYALVTMTQKFGSSITVAIVFPVLAFVGYNAKDGAINTETAIRGLEMCYLFAPIALVLVGGACFFGYKLDRDRHADIRSQLDAQAATLTEAIEDEPLTTVGSGPSPITPTRPT
- a CDS encoding MFS transporter, with product MAVSPPSQRLSLPVALSFASTALPIAAIGLVMGVYLPRFFAGHLGLSMVAVGAAITIVRLLDLAVDPLLGMAMDRTTSRWGRYRPWLVVGAPLVMASVYMLFMADTGVSEGFVIGWLLVLYLGISIVTLAQAAWGAALATDYNDRSRVYGVISAVGVIGAVLILVVQLAVKGSFADSVHAMGWFCIVLLPITVTLCIWISPERVAPKTTGEHASFSDYWKLITRPEMMRLILADFVMALGPGTTAALYLFFFHDARGYTGPQTSILLMFYIAAGLAGAIFWSWLAQKMGKHRTLMLTSVCYAFTQSALMIIPKATMALAIPGMFAVGFVSSAFVLIVRAMVADVADEVRLETGEERAGLLYALVTTTQKIGGAITVGISFTVLGMVGYNASEGAVNTPEAIRGLELCYVFAPIILVFVGGACFIGWKLDAARHGEVRRQLDLRDALAAEAGVLATNSGVSLPDAKA
- a CDS encoding HAD family hydrolase, translated to MTLPRIPKAVVFDMDGLLCDTEVVYRDSMFATAAEHGHDMPLSLFKSMIGLPGPMSDRQVLNHFGEDFPIAAFNARVSEHVEIACERGIDLKTGVIELLDTLDALDLPRAIATSSSHRAVEAHLGKTGVLPRFHAVIARGDYVNGKPNPDPFLKAAERLGIAPEFCLALEDSHNGVRAASSAGMMTIMVPDLLDPTQEMHALCVRIAADLHEVRGLLG
- the hflK gene encoding FtsH protease activity modulator HflK; this translates as MPWNDNANPGPWGTPPSGEGGDKQPPKSSGPQRGGGGPRRPGGPGGPGGPDISATLDRLIAQLRGLLGGAGGPGDGIRPGAVAAVAGAGFAIWALSGLYIVQPNEEAVVTTFGAYSRSESPGLRYHLPTPIEHVEKVAVTSLNRIDVGGAAGADVPEESLMLTGDENIVNLDFSVTWRVADAAKYVFTVRDQEDAVKAVSESAMREVVGKTTLQDILTTGRGKVQTQSAELMQKTLDGWGAGVSVVEVQIRSANPPQEVVAAFREVANAGQDAESAVNEANSYRNRVINEAKGDAAKLTQSAQGYREQAVREAIGEASRFSQILTEYKRAPGVTRDRLYIETMQRVLSRSNKVVIDGKGASAPIILPPDVFRPKTATARVEPQAEGGRVVTPSPGAPQ
- the hflC gene encoding protease modulator HflC translates to MNRRLTTWGLIALGVVIVLFNTVFVVEQRQQAIVVRFGEPVRVINAPGENAPGLKIKAPFLENVIKLDKRNLKLEADQEEVIAADQERLVVDAFVRYRISNPLQYYRTLRDERTANDRIERLLNSSLRQILGSATSSDIISGRRGALMAQTKVDVAKRANSSRLGIQIIDVRIKRADLPAANQAAVYRRMQTSRQQEAAQRRAEGEQKKREIIAGADKEVAITLATATEEAETTRGEGDGQRTRIFAQSFGRDPSFAAFYRSMQAYEAALGQGDTTMVLSPDSAFFKYFERGPNAR
- the miaA gene encoding tRNA (adenosine(37)-N6)-dimethylallyltransferase MiaA, translated to MEPRIWLIAGPTASGKSALALRLAQKTGAEIVGADALQIYRDLRVVTARPSHEDEAWVPHHLVGTVDGADGWSVGTWSRAAAQEIAEITGRGQSVVVVGGTGLYFRALTHGLAEIPATPPEVRDQAAADYDTMGEVGFRRRLADADPAAALRISPGDKQRLVRAWEVFAASGVSLTDWQGRTDPALPAGSYSSVALEPDRKALYDRCDARFEAMLAAGALEEVAELMARDLDPALPIMKAVGVRELAAQLRGELTPAQALTAAQQETRRYAKRQSTWQRGQMADWPRITATDPDDQWRQFLALNPGLTP
- the serB gene encoding phosphoserine phosphatase SerB codes for the protein MQLALTLVSPTPEAAQAAIGPITTALAGARARVKEPRVLGPGAVDLAVEADAIAPVRIAVANALEGLPVDACVQHWNGRRKRLLIADMDSTIIGCECIDELADFAGVKDRVSQITERAMRGELDFEQALRERVAMLKDLSVDVLQRCYDERVRLNPGARTLVRTMTANGAGAFLVSGGFTFFTSRVAQAAGFQANRANTLIEAGGLLTGEVGSPILGREAKLAALREETAAAGFTPADALAVGDGANDLAMINAAGLGVAYRAKPIVAAEADAKVDYADLTALLYFQGYTAADFVTD
- a CDS encoding MFS transporter, translating into MTSAPTANPSGRLSLATILAFACTSLPLSALGIALSVYLPRYFASHIGVELAIVGAVFATVRMIDIPLDPALGMIMDRTRTRWGRYRLWTVIGTPILMLALLMLFQAPEGSGRLYLGGWLLVMYLGTSILGLSHSAWAATLATNYHERSRIFGVMTAVGVLGSVLVLAIPILLEQRGMTEAQSVQAMGWFVIALTPIAVLLVVARTPERITKDVHTGHFTLREYWALISRPNMIRILAADLCLSLGPGWMAALYLFYFKDARGFSTTEANILLAVYILAGFAGAPAIGWLAARISKHRAVMVATTGYSLMLMMVGFLPKGAMGLALPAMFAAGFLAAGFGVMTRAITADIGDEVRLEGGKERIGLIYALTVLTSKVAGAFSIFLTFTVLARVGYNAKEGAVNSAQAIHNLELAYLIGPIVFVMLGGACFIGYKLDAKNHAEVRRQLDERDALYDEAPIIASVTAEPGNVVVEPRT
- a CDS encoding Mrp/NBP35 family ATP-binding protein; amino-acid sequence: MNAETAPERAVVLAALDRVLDPKTGKGLVAARLVHGLNLAPGRAGFVLEVAAKDIPLYEPTRAEAERALMQVDGVAQASVMLTVEADQPPPPAPGVTRVVKGARVTQDPTAAPKPPVDAVRPDHVRRVIAVASGKGGVGKSTISVNLAAAFAAMGLRVGLLDADIYGPSAPRMLGIDGDPGFGPDKKLIPLQAWGMKVMSIGFLVDEAAPMIWRGPMASSAVRQMANDVAWGSEAEPLDILVVDMPPGTGDIQLTLVQKIKLDGVVIVSTPQEIALIDARRAVAMFQKTNTPILGFVENMSYFPDPATGARIPIFGEGGGKAEAAKMGLPLLGEIPLDQALRQACDDGRPVTAAAPSSPAANVFNQIAKALL